Proteins from a single region of Pongo pygmaeus isolate AG05252 chromosome 3, NHGRI_mPonPyg2-v2.0_pri, whole genome shotgun sequence:
- the APBB2 gene encoding amyloid beta precursor protein binding family B member 2 isoform X8 yields MAERKNAKALACSSLQERANVNLDVPLQVDFPTPKTELVQKFHVQYLGMLPVDKPVGMDILNSAIENLMTSSNKEDWLSVNMNVADATVTVISEKNEEEVLVECRVRFLSFMGVGKDVHTFAFIMDTGNQRFECHVFWCEPNAGNVSEAVQAACMLRYQKCLVARPPSQKVRPPPPPADSVTRRVTTNVKRGVLSLIDTLKQKRPVTETP; encoded by the exons ATGGCTGAACGGAAGAACGCCAAAGCGCTGGCCTGCAGCTCCTTACAGGAAAGGGCCAATGTGAACCTCGACGTCCCTTTGCAAG TAGATTTTCCAACACCAAAGACTGAGCTGGTCCAGAAGTTCCACGTGCAGTACTTGGGCATGTTACCTGTAGACAAACCAGTCG GAATGGACATTTTGAACAGTGCCATAGAAAATCTTATGACCTCATCCAACAAGGAGGACTGGCTGTCAGTGAACATGAACGTGGCCGATGCCACTGTGACTGTCATCAGTGAAAAG AATGAAGAGGAAGTCTTAGTGGAGTGTCGCGTGCGATTCCTGTCCTTCATGGGTGTTGGGAAGGATGTCCACACATTTGCCTTCATCATGGATACGGGGAACCAGCGCTTTGAGTGCCACGTTTTCTGGTGCGAGCCTAATGCTGGTAACGTGTCTGAGGCGGTGCAGGCCGCCTGCATG ttaCGATATCAGAAGTGCTTGGTAGCCAGGCCGCCTTCTCAGAAAGTTCGACCACCTCCACCGCCAGCAGACTCAGTGACCAGAAGAGTCACAACCAATGTAAAACGAGGGGTCTTATCCCTCATTGACACTTTGAAACAGAAACGCCCTGTCACCGAAACGCCATAG